One stretch of Desulfovibrio sp. JC010 DNA includes these proteins:
- a CDS encoding MarC family protein has product METSQLSTIFEIAFPLFLIMDPLGNLPVCLSMLRDYSPARQRRILLRELFFALAITILFMYLGAGLMKALNIHQSTLRIAGGVILFIISMKMIFPKPESSADETEKDPFIVPIAVPLFAGPSLLAAVMVYGSKGGAGIDVLSGVLIAWSMSFIIMMTGPTMARVLGKRGLRACERLMGLILILLSVQMLEDGIAYYINNILTP; this is encoded by the coding sequence ATGGAAACATCCCAGCTCAGTACAATTTTCGAAATCGCATTTCCCCTGTTCCTGATCATGGACCCGCTGGGCAACCTTCCGGTCTGCCTTTCCATGCTCCGGGACTACTCTCCCGCACGGCAACGCAGAATCCTGCTCCGCGAACTTTTCTTTGCCTTGGCGATTACGATTTTATTTATGTATCTGGGTGCGGGCTTAATGAAAGCACTCAACATCCACCAATCCACCCTGCGCATTGCAGGTGGGGTGATCCTGTTCATCATTTCCATGAAAATGATTTTCCCGAAACCGGAAAGCAGTGCCGATGAAACCGAGAAAGACCCGTTCATTGTTCCCATTGCGGTTCCGCTCTTTGCCGGGCCTTCCCTGCTGGCGGCGGTAATGGTCTACGGTTCCAAGGGCGGGGCGGGAATAGATGTCCTTTCCGGGGTACTGATTGCATGGTCCATGAGCTTCATCATTATGATGACCGGACCGACCATGGCCCGGGTACTGGGAAAAAGGGGCCTGCGTGCCTGTGAACGGCTTATGGGGTTGATTCTTATACTTTTATCCGTGCAGATGCTTGAAGACGGGATTGCATACTATATCAACAACATCCTCACCCCGTAG
- a CDS encoding response regulator — protein MKIKFILIRCLLGVLFLACALFFAGDNWLPVLLVSAAGLFLIVHGGLKLRDAFLDERSFREEQLYSVVGNSGAAFYMTGPCGKLLFADGNCRSLERKLAAGSVDKDCPILLSHLADESAILDIQAKLSSGEGIYEFQTEHNIPGGERLVLNHTLQEIYSADGSVSALAGTIRDVSPQHDACNALAREERYLETVMNGADEAVFVHDLEGNFLKVNKVFSDFAGAGSPELCKGTNLHNYLGSQVAEQALQGIRDVVASGEKRSIQAQAINSNGEQLLLDMRGYLCRDEYGEPEAIVGFARKAKEQDEACAVADGADPALMQVLCHEMRTPLAGIIGSLHVLDKMDLAPEAKGYVHKCVVSAERFKDVVNHSLSGLTGKFNPAEMESLDPAACFGKAVELFLPAVSIQNRNITLSIGSGLPDTIMCSRKGLSQTLFCLINNGLEFFPDSDVAAGVKMLPSADSASIISFYVSGTGHNAGAESDIYVECLEKTVDTIGAELYFHPGKKAELGFSLKLEQGVKTDGKDTLPVQDLRILLAEDDISSQVFMRKKLEGWGHLVRTAATGIEVLNHMEDQDYDLVLMDLQMPEMNGFDAIASIRDAESPENRIPIIVMSAYGRESDFQRMSDLGVDDYIAKPVSTEELEKALERLAALGRL, from the coding sequence ATGAAAATAAAATTTATACTTATTCGTTGCCTCCTCGGGGTGTTGTTTCTAGCCTGCGCACTTTTTTTCGCCGGTGATAACTGGCTGCCGGTGTTGTTGGTTTCTGCTGCAGGGCTTTTTCTTATCGTTCATGGGGGACTTAAATTACGGGACGCCTTTCTGGATGAGCGTTCGTTCCGGGAAGAACAGCTTTATTCCGTTGTCGGGAATAGCGGAGCTGCATTTTATATGACTGGACCCTGCGGGAAGTTGCTTTTTGCCGATGGAAACTGCCGCAGTCTGGAGAGAAAACTGGCTGCAGGATCTGTGGATAAAGATTGCCCTATTCTTCTTTCTCATCTGGCGGACGAATCCGCAATTTTGGATATTCAGGCCAAGCTCAGTTCCGGAGAAGGAATTTATGAATTTCAAACGGAACATAATATTCCCGGCGGTGAACGTTTGGTCCTCAATCATACTTTGCAGGAAATTTATTCAGCTGACGGTAGCGTCAGTGCTCTGGCCGGAACCATACGTGATGTCAGCCCCCAGCATGATGCATGTAATGCTCTGGCAAGGGAGGAGCGTTATTTGGAAACGGTCATGAACGGTGCGGATGAGGCTGTGTTTGTTCATGATCTGGAAGGTAACTTTCTTAAGGTGAATAAGGTTTTTTCCGATTTTGCCGGAGCCGGATCACCTGAACTTTGCAAGGGGACAAATCTGCATAATTATCTTGGATCGCAGGTGGCCGAGCAGGCATTGCAGGGGATACGGGATGTTGTTGCCAGCGGGGAGAAACGATCAATTCAGGCTCAGGCTATTAATTCCAACGGTGAGCAATTGTTGCTGGATATGCGGGGGTATCTCTGCCGCGATGAATATGGTGAACCTGAGGCGATAGTAGGATTCGCGCGCAAGGCAAAAGAACAGGATGAAGCCTGTGCCGTTGCGGACGGTGCTGATCCGGCCCTGATGCAGGTCCTTTGCCATGAGATGCGGACTCCGCTGGCCGGGATTATCGGCAGTCTGCACGTGCTGGATAAGATGGATCTTGCTCCCGAGGCAAAAGGGTACGTACATAAGTGTGTGGTTTCCGCAGAACGTTTTAAGGACGTGGTCAATCATTCATTGAGCGGACTGACCGGGAAGTTCAATCCGGCGGAAATGGAATCTTTGGACCCTGCCGCTTGTTTCGGTAAGGCAGTGGAACTGTTTTTACCTGCGGTCTCCATCCAGAACAGAAATATAACTCTTTCCATCGGGTCCGGGTTGCCTGATACGATTATGTGCAGTCGCAAAGGGTTGTCGCAGACCCTGTTCTGCCTGATTAATAACGGGCTGGAGTTTTTCCCGGATTCAGATGTCGCGGCCGGGGTGAAGATGCTCCCTTCTGCTGATTCGGCTTCGATAATTTCTTTTTACGTAAGCGGCACAGGGCACAATGCCGGGGCAGAGAGTGATATTTATGTGGAGTGCCTTGAAAAAACTGTCGATACAATCGGTGCGGAGCTTTATTTCCATCCCGGTAAAAAGGCTGAACTCGGTTTCAGCTTAAAGCTTGAACAGGGCGTAAAAACTGACGGAAAAGATACGCTGCCCGTTCAGGATTTGCGGATTTTACTTGCTGAGGACGATATCAGCAGTCAGGTTTTTATGCGTAAGAAACTTGAAGGCTGGGGGCATCTGGTGCGCACTGCCGCTACAGGGATCGAAGTGCTGAATCATATGGAAGATCAGGATTATGATCTGGTGCTTATGGATCTGCAGATGCCGGAAATGAACGGATTTGATGCCATTGCCTCCATCAGGGATGCGGAGTCTCCGGAAAACCGGATTCCGATAATCGTGATGAGTGCTTATGGCCGGGAAAGTGATTTCCAGCGTATGTCCGATCTGGGGGTGGATGATTATATTGCCAAGCCGGTCAGCACTGAAGAACTTGAAAAAGCCTTGGAACGTTTAGCCGCACTTGGGCGTTTATAA